One part of the Gadus macrocephalus chromosome 8, ASM3116895v1 genome encodes these proteins:
- the vangl2 gene encoding vang-like protein 2, translated as MDNESQYSGYSYKSSHSRTSRKHRDRRERHRSKSRDSSSRGDKSVTIQAPGEPLLDAESTRGDDRDDNWGETTTVVTGTSVDSVSNEDLTRVSKDLEESVPLRCTRFAGPVLGGCLSLFALLTPLAFLVLPQALWREALDPCGTPCEGLYVSLAFKLLVLLISSWALFLRPARSALPRFFVFRCLLMVLVFLFVASYWLFYGVRVLEPRERDYRGIVEYAASLVDALLFIQYLALVLLEVRHLQPAFCLKVVRSTDGVSRFYNVGHLSIQRASVWVLDHYYTDFPVYNPALLNLPKSILSKKMTGFKVYSLDESSTNNSTGQSRAMIAAAARRRDNSHNEFYYEEAEMDRRVRKRKARLVVAVEEAFTHIKRLHDDEVAASPKHPREVMDPREAAQAIFAPMARAMQKYLRTTRQQPFHSMESILSHLQFCITHNMSPKAFLERYLSPGPTMQYQRESDRGRQWTLVSEEPVTSALRQSLVFSLRRLDFSLVVTVTPLPFLRIGEEFIDPKSHKFVMRLQSETSV; from the exons ATGGACAACGAGTCGCAGTACTCGGGCTACTCCTACAAGTCCTCGCACTCCCGCACCTCCCGCAAGCACCG GGACCGGAGGGAACGGCACCGCTCTAAGAGCCGGGACAGCAGCAGCCGGGGCGATAAGTCGGTCACCATCCAGGCGCCCGGAGAGCCTCTGCTGGACGCAGAGTCCACCCGCGGAGATGACCGG GACGACAACTGGGGCGAGACGACCACGGTGGTGACGGGCACGTCGGTGGACAGCGTCTCCAACGAGGACCTGACGCGCGTCTCCAAGGACCTGGAGGAGAGCGTGCCGCTGCGGTGCACGCGCTTCGCCGGCCCGGTGCTGGGCGGCTGCCTCAGCCTCTTCGCGCTGCTCACGCCGCTCGCCTTCCTGGTGCTGCCGCAGGCGCTGTGGCGCGAGGCGCTGGACCCCTGCGGGACGCCGTGCGAGGGGCTCTACGTGTCGCTGGCCTTcaagctgctggtgctgctcaTCTCGTCGTGGGCGCTGTTCCTGCGGCCGGCCCGCTCGGCGCTGCCGCGCTTCTTCGTGTTCCGCTGCCTGCTGATGGTGCTGGTGTTCCTGTTCGTGGCGTCCTACTGGCTGTTCTACGGCGTGCGCGTGCTGGAGCCCCGGGAGCGCGACTACCGCGGCATCGTGGAGTACGCGGCGTCCCTGGTGGACGCGCTGCTCTTCATCCAGTACCTGGCCCTGGTGCTGCTGGAGGTGCGCCACCTGCAGCCCGCCTTCTGCCTCAAGGTGGTGCGCAGCACGGACGGCGTCAGCCGCTTCTACAACGTGGGCCACCTCAG TATCCAGCGGGCGTCCGTGTGGGTGCTGGACCATTACTACACGGACTTCCCCGTCTACAACCCCGCCCTGCTCAACCTGCCCAAGTCCATCCTCTCCAAGAAGATGACCGGCTTCAAGGTCTACTCCCTGGACG AGAGCTCCACCAACAACTCCACGGGCCAATCCCGGGCCATGATCGCAGCGGCCGCTCGGAGGAGGGACAACTCCCACAACGAGTTCTACTACGAGGAGGCGGAGATGGACCGCCGCGTCCGCAAGCGCAAGGCCAG gctggtggtggcggtggaggaggccTTCACGCACATCAAGCGTCTCCACGACGACGAGGTGGCCGCCTCGCCCAAGCACCCCCGCGAGGTGATGGACCCCCGGGAGGCGGCCCAGGCCATCTTCGCCCCCATGGCGCGGGCCATGCAGAAGTACCTGCGCACCACGAGGCAGCAGCCCTTCCACAGCATGGAGAGCATCCTCAGCCACCTGCAGTTCTGCATCACGCACAACATGAGCCCCAAG gccTTCCTGGAGCGTTACCTCAGCCCGGGCCCCACCATGCAGTACCAGCGGGAGAGCGACAGGGGGCGCCAGTGGACGCTGGTGAGCGAGGAGCCCGTGACCTCGGCGCTGCGGCAGTCCCTGGTGTTCTCGCTGCGGCGCCTCGACTTCTCCCTGGTCGTCACGGTGacgcccctccccttcctgcgCATCGGCGAGGAGTTCATCGACCCCAAGAGCCACAAGTTCGTGATGCGGCTGCAGTCGGAGACCTCAGTGTGa